The following are from one region of the Aspergillus luchuensis IFO 4308 DNA, chromosome 4, nearly complete sequence genome:
- a CDS encoding uncharacterized protein (COG:S;~EggNog:ENOG410PRZG;~InterPro:IPR024652,IPR008949;~PFAM:PF06330;~antiSMASH:Cluster_4.6;~go_function: GO:0016838 - carbon-oxygen lyase activity, acting on phosphates [Evidence IEA]) has translation MTKAQPPVSPEEFFRFITPFLNEICPNLPPFAPDEAFKNEVFNKFAAASGLPEDTIPHFVNTGEVLTRCFYPSLPRDLQVSIGVLTAYVFSIDDQCADPEFREQLKPYRSVFLGKSSTNLQYIKGLYSILHDIVSHYEWYAGDMIFKSTMDFVSINIVEAERTGDFMVSPSTKLFPDFLRQKSGIGEAYAFFYFPESDWKLGDYFTLIPDIAGIIEQLNDVLSFYKESVLGNEPGTWIRQTSVCRGISEYEVFQERVDQCLGSIRRLRAACEGNPRLLKTVNEFIKGYPLFHLNAGRYKLDQFGSYDGWVE, from the coding sequence ATGACAAAAGCCCAACCCCCAGTATCACCAGAAGAATTCTTTAGATTCATCACACCCTTCTTGAACGAAATCTGTCCCAACCTCCCACCCTTCGCGCCCGACGAAGCCTTCAAAAACGAAGTCTTCAACAAATTCGCGGCCGCCTCCGGCCTCCCAGAAGACACCATTCCCCACTTCGTCAACACAGGAGAAGTCCTAACACGGTGCTTCTACCCCAGCCTTCCCCGAGATCTACAGGTCTCCATAGGAGTCCTAACAGCATACGTTTTCTCGATCGACGACCAATGCGCAGATCCCGAATTCCGCGAGCAGCTTAAACCCTACCGCTCCGTCTTTCTTGGCAAATCCAGCACCAATCTGCAATACATCAAGGGACTATACAGCATCCTTCACGATATAGTTAGTCACTATGAATGGTATGCTGGCGACATGATCTTCAAATCAACCATGGACTTTGTGAGCATCAATATCGTGGAGGCAGAGCGGACGGGTGATTTCATGGTATCTCCTTCTACCAAGTTGTTTCCGGACTTTTTGCGACAAAAAAGTGGTATTGGAGAAGCTTATGCGTTTTTCTACTTCCCTGAGAGTGACTGGAAGTTGGGGGATTATTTTACGTTGATCCCTGATATAGCGGGGATTATTGAGCAGTTGAATGATGTGTTGTCTTTTTATAAGGAGTCTGTTTTGGGAAATGAACCCGGGACGTGGATCAGGCAGACTTCTGTTTGCAGGGGGATTTCTGAGTATGAGGTTTTCCAGGAGAGAGTGGATCAGTGCTTGGGTAGTATCCGGAGACTGCGTGCTGCATGTGAGGGCAATCCGAGACTGCTAAAGACAGTCAACGAGTTTATCAAGGGGTATCCTCTATTCCATCTTAACGCGGGGAGGTATAAGCTGGATCAATTTGGCAGTTATGACGGCTGGGTTGAATGA